The proteins below come from a single Etheostoma cragini isolate CJK2018 unplaced genomic scaffold, CSU_Ecrag_1.0 ScbMSFa_1485, whole genome shotgun sequence genomic window:
- the LOC117939941 gene encoding band 4.1-like protein 3 isoform X2 — MLGVCSSGLLVYRDRLRINRFAWPKILKISYKRNNFYIKIRPGEFDQFESTIGFKLLNHRSAKRLWKVCVEHHSFFRLMSPEETPKKFLSLGSKFRYSGRTQIQSRRASAQISRPAPQIPRTISRRNVLSRSLDGDMGSGLYGASKAIAISNLIPTVTPERMMDERKAEKVEEVQQEEERKEEDEEEETRETEMSQQSPPTPQKQDTKTELTDTALDGELTPTESDQDEDLKTQETLGSPEDPTPQSSISALRRSFLEDAGGGGGVTEWDRRLAASPLRRLDDSPMIEPLEPDQEGGITNRAPPPQPMTEKNYAVGRSYDTASGKVITVMIADNLQQRVIPLSTADDVITRGPLITIQEVKTPTSPLEPPPGTWGVSGDVIGGGGASRSVSGDVIGGGGASLPPKLALDELRLSPTPSAGHLTGRKSPVSPQVPKPTFDEMSPELTALLNSAREQQTIRELNLLKTSETETLFLLTEPCDPDQDVPVMRKTLTYEAPGAVSDAPAGLLLSSQTFTAETSNTTTTTHITKTVKGGISETRIEKRIVISGDTEIDHDQALAAALSEARRQHPELSVTRVVVHKETEVSPDHVID; from the exons ATGCTGGGCGTGTGCAGTAGTGGTCTCCTGGTCTACAGAGACCGGCTGAGGATCAACAGATTCGCGTGGCCAAAGATCCTGAAGATTTCGTACAAGAGGAACAACTTCTACATCAAGATCCGCCCTGGGGAG TTTGACCAGTTTGAGTCCACCATTGGCTTCAAGCTGCTGAACCACCGATCAGCAAAGCGTCTCTGGAAGGTCTGCGTGGAACATCACTCCTTTTTCAG GTTGATGTCTCCAGAGGAGACCCCCAAGAAGTTCCTGTCTCTGGGGTCTAAGTTCCGTTACAGCGGTCGGACTCAGATCCAGAGTCGCAGAGCGAGTGCTCAGATTTCCAGACCGGCACCCCAGATCCCCCGGACCATCAGCAGGAGGAACGTCCTAAGCCGGAGCCTGGACGGAG atATGGGTTCGGGGCTGTATGGAGCTTCTAAAGCCATCGCGATCAGTAATCTAATCCCCACGGTAACGCCTGAGAGGATGATGGACGAGAGAAAGGCGGAGaaag TGGAGGAggtgcagcaggaggaggagaggaaggaggaagatgaagaggaggagaccagagagacagagatgtcTCAGCAGAGTCCTCCTACTCCTCAGAAGCAGGACACCAAG acTGAGTTGACTGACACGGCGTTGGACGGGGAGCTGACGCCCACCGAG TCTGATCAGGATGAAGACTTGAAAACTCAG GAGACGCTGGGCAGTCCCGAGGACCCAACGCCCCAGAGCTCCATCAGCGCTCTCAGACGCTCCTTCCTGGAAGACGcaggaggcggggggggggtgacGGAGTGGGACAGACGTCTCGCCGCCTCGCCGCTACGACGGCTCGACGACTCGCCGATGATCGAACCGCTGGAACCAGACCAG GAGGGCGGGATCACAAACAgggctcctcctcctcagccaaTGACAGAGAAGAACTATGCTGTGGGGCGGAGCTACGACACCGCCTCTGGAAAGGTCATCACCGTGATGATTGCAGATAACCTGCAGCAGCGCGTCATCCCTCTGTCCACcgctgatgatgtcatcaccagGGGACCGCTGATCACAATCCAGGAGGTGAAGACGCCCACCTCACCGTTGGAGCCGCCGCCCGGCACCTGGGGCGTCAGCGGTGACGTCATTGGCGGGGGAGGAGCCTCCAGGAGTGTCAGCGGTGACGTCATTGGTGGGGGAGGAGCCTCCCTTCCTCCTAAACTTGCTCTGGATGAGCTGAGGCTAAGCCCCACCCCCTCAGCAGGTCACCTGACTGGCAGGAAGTCGCCCGTCTCACCCCAAGTG cCTAAACCCACATTTGATGAGATGTCTCCTGAGTTGACTGCTCTGCTGAACTCGGCCAGAGAACAACAGACCATCAGAGAACTCAACCTGCTGAAG ACGTCGGAGACGGAGACGCTCTTCCTGTTGACGGAGCCATGTGACCCTGACCAG gACGTCCCGGTGATGAGGAAGACACTTACCTACGAAGCTCCCGGG GCGGTCTCTGATGCTCCGGCAGGTTTGCTGCTCAGTTCTCAGACCTTCACGGCAGAAACCTCCAACACCACGACCACCACGCACATCACCAAG ACAGTGAAAGGAGGAATTTCAGAAACCAGAATCGAGAAAAGAATCGTGATTTCTGGAGACACAGAAATAGACCATGACCAG GCCTTGGCGGCGGCTCTCAGTGAGGCGCGGCGGCAGCATCCGGAGCTCTCGGTCACACGAGTCGTCGTCCATAAAGAAACCGAAGTGTCTCCTGATCATGTGATTGATTAG
- the LOC117939941 gene encoding band 4.1-like protein 3 isoform X1 produces MLGVCSSGLLVYRDRLRINRFAWPKILKISYKRNNFYIKIRPGEFDQFESTIGFKLLNHRSAKRLWKVCVEHHSFFRLMSPEETPKKFLSLGSKFRYSGRTQIQSRRASAQISRPAPQIPRTISRRNVLSRSLDGAPMTTPRCSLIGSPAITASPKANGATHTDMGSGLYGASKAIAISNLIPTVTPERMMDERKAEKVEEVQQEEERKEEDEEEETRETEMSQQSPPTPQKQDTKTELTDTALDGELTPTESDQDEDLKTQETLGSPEDPTPQSSISALRRSFLEDAGGGGGVTEWDRRLAASPLRRLDDSPMIEPLEPDQEGGITNRAPPPQPMTEKNYAVGRSYDTASGKVITVMIADNLQQRVIPLSTADDVITRGPLITIQEVKTPTSPLEPPPGTWGVSGDVIGGGGASRSVSGDVIGGGGASLPPKLALDELRLSPTPSAGHLTGRKSPVSPQVPKPTFDEMSPELTALLNSAREQQTIRELNLLKTSETETLFLLTEPCDPDQDVPVMRKTLTYEAPGAVSDAPAGLLLSSQTFTAETSNTTTTTHITKTVKGGISETRIEKRIVISGDTEIDHDQALAAALSEARRQHPELSVTRVVVHKETEVSPDHVID; encoded by the exons ATGCTGGGCGTGTGCAGTAGTGGTCTCCTGGTCTACAGAGACCGGCTGAGGATCAACAGATTCGCGTGGCCAAAGATCCTGAAGATTTCGTACAAGAGGAACAACTTCTACATCAAGATCCGCCCTGGGGAG TTTGACCAGTTTGAGTCCACCATTGGCTTCAAGCTGCTGAACCACCGATCAGCAAAGCGTCTCTGGAAGGTCTGCGTGGAACATCACTCCTTTTTCAG GTTGATGTCTCCAGAGGAGACCCCCAAGAAGTTCCTGTCTCTGGGGTCTAAGTTCCGTTACAGCGGTCGGACTCAGATCCAGAGTCGCAGAGCGAGTGCTCAGATTTCCAGACCGGCACCCCAGATCCCCCGGACCATCAGCAGGAGGAACGTCCTAAGCCGGAGCCTGGACGGAG CTCCGATGACCACGCCCAGGTGTTCTCTGATTGGCTCTCCAGCCATCACAGCGTCCCCTAAAGCCAACGGTGCTACTCACACAG atATGGGTTCGGGGCTGTATGGAGCTTCTAAAGCCATCGCGATCAGTAATCTAATCCCCACGGTAACGCCTGAGAGGATGATGGACGAGAGAAAGGCGGAGaaag TGGAGGAggtgcagcaggaggaggagaggaaggaggaagatgaagaggaggagaccagagagacagagatgtcTCAGCAGAGTCCTCCTACTCCTCAGAAGCAGGACACCAAG acTGAGTTGACTGACACGGCGTTGGACGGGGAGCTGACGCCCACCGAG TCTGATCAGGATGAAGACTTGAAAACTCAG GAGACGCTGGGCAGTCCCGAGGACCCAACGCCCCAGAGCTCCATCAGCGCTCTCAGACGCTCCTTCCTGGAAGACGcaggaggcggggggggggtgacGGAGTGGGACAGACGTCTCGCCGCCTCGCCGCTACGACGGCTCGACGACTCGCCGATGATCGAACCGCTGGAACCAGACCAG GAGGGCGGGATCACAAACAgggctcctcctcctcagccaaTGACAGAGAAGAACTATGCTGTGGGGCGGAGCTACGACACCGCCTCTGGAAAGGTCATCACCGTGATGATTGCAGATAACCTGCAGCAGCGCGTCATCCCTCTGTCCACcgctgatgatgtcatcaccagGGGACCGCTGATCACAATCCAGGAGGTGAAGACGCCCACCTCACCGTTGGAGCCGCCGCCCGGCACCTGGGGCGTCAGCGGTGACGTCATTGGCGGGGGAGGAGCCTCCAGGAGTGTCAGCGGTGACGTCATTGGTGGGGGAGGAGCCTCCCTTCCTCCTAAACTTGCTCTGGATGAGCTGAGGCTAAGCCCCACCCCCTCAGCAGGTCACCTGACTGGCAGGAAGTCGCCCGTCTCACCCCAAGTG cCTAAACCCACATTTGATGAGATGTCTCCTGAGTTGACTGCTCTGCTGAACTCGGCCAGAGAACAACAGACCATCAGAGAACTCAACCTGCTGAAG ACGTCGGAGACGGAGACGCTCTTCCTGTTGACGGAGCCATGTGACCCTGACCAG gACGTCCCGGTGATGAGGAAGACACTTACCTACGAAGCTCCCGGG GCGGTCTCTGATGCTCCGGCAGGTTTGCTGCTCAGTTCTCAGACCTTCACGGCAGAAACCTCCAACACCACGACCACCACGCACATCACCAAG ACAGTGAAAGGAGGAATTTCAGAAACCAGAATCGAGAAAAGAATCGTGATTTCTGGAGACACAGAAATAGACCATGACCAG GCCTTGGCGGCGGCTCTCAGTGAGGCGCGGCGGCAGCATCCGGAGCTCTCGGTCACACGAGTCGTCGTCCATAAAGAAACCGAAGTGTCTCCTGATCATGTGATTGATTAG
- the LOC117939938 gene encoding protein 4.1-like, translating into MVQVQVQVQGQVQGQVQVLVLVLVLGLGLVQVPGLGMLGCNHSPVRKHSPVRRYFLCLQLRQDIVSGRLPCSFATHTVLGSYTVQSELGDYDPDECGSDYVSEISFAPTQTKEMEEKIMELHKTYRF; encoded by the exons atggttcaggttcaggttcaggttcagggtCAGGTTCAGGGTCAGGTtcaggttctggttctggttctggttctgggtctgggtctggttCAGGTTCCTGGTCTGGGTATGCTGGGAT GTAACCACTCACCTGTCAGGAAACACTCACCTGTCCGCAGGTACTTCCTGTGTCTCCAGCTCAGACAGGATATAGTTTCTGGGCGGCTGCCATGTTCCTTTGCCACTCACACCGTCCTCGGCTCCTACACCGTCCAATCAGAGCTCGGAGACTACGACCCGG ATGAGTGCGGTTCAGATTACGTCTCTGAAATAAGTTTTGCTCCTACTCAAACTAAAGAAATGGAGGAAAAGATCATGGAGCTGCACAAAACCTACAggttctaa
- the LOC117939941 gene encoding band 4.1-like protein 3 isoform X3 translates to MLGVCSSGLLVYRDRLRINRFAWPKILKISYKRNNFYIKIRPGEFDQFESTIGFKLLNHRSAKRLWKVCVEHHSFFRLMSPEETPKKFLSLGSKFRYSGRTQIQSRRASAQISRPAPQIPRTISRRNVLSRSLDGAPMTTPRCSLIGSPAITASPKANGATHTDMGSGLYGASKAIAISNLIPTVTPERMMDERKAEKVEEVQQEEERKEEDEEEETRETEMSQQSPPTPQKQDTKTELTDTALDGELTPTESDQDEDLKTQETLGSPEDPTPQSSISALRRSFLEDAGGGGGVTEWDRRLAASPLRRLDDSPMIEPLEPDQEGGITNRAPPPQPMTEKNYAVGRSYDTASGKVITVMIADNLQQRVIPLSTADDVITRGPLITIQEVKTPTSPLEPPPGTWGVSGDVIGGGGASRSVSGDVIGGGGASLPPKLALDELRLSPTPSAGHLTGRKSPVSPQVPKPTFDEMSPELTALLNSAREQQTIRELNLLKTSETETLFLLTEPCDPDQDVPVMRKTLTYEAPGAVSDAPAGLLLSSQTFTAETSNTTTTTHITKTVKGGISETRIEKRIVISGDTEIDHDQD, encoded by the exons ATGCTGGGCGTGTGCAGTAGTGGTCTCCTGGTCTACAGAGACCGGCTGAGGATCAACAGATTCGCGTGGCCAAAGATCCTGAAGATTTCGTACAAGAGGAACAACTTCTACATCAAGATCCGCCCTGGGGAG TTTGACCAGTTTGAGTCCACCATTGGCTTCAAGCTGCTGAACCACCGATCAGCAAAGCGTCTCTGGAAGGTCTGCGTGGAACATCACTCCTTTTTCAG GTTGATGTCTCCAGAGGAGACCCCCAAGAAGTTCCTGTCTCTGGGGTCTAAGTTCCGTTACAGCGGTCGGACTCAGATCCAGAGTCGCAGAGCGAGTGCTCAGATTTCCAGACCGGCACCCCAGATCCCCCGGACCATCAGCAGGAGGAACGTCCTAAGCCGGAGCCTGGACGGAG CTCCGATGACCACGCCCAGGTGTTCTCTGATTGGCTCTCCAGCCATCACAGCGTCCCCTAAAGCCAACGGTGCTACTCACACAG atATGGGTTCGGGGCTGTATGGAGCTTCTAAAGCCATCGCGATCAGTAATCTAATCCCCACGGTAACGCCTGAGAGGATGATGGACGAGAGAAAGGCGGAGaaag TGGAGGAggtgcagcaggaggaggagaggaaggaggaagatgaagaggaggagaccagagagacagagatgtcTCAGCAGAGTCCTCCTACTCCTCAGAAGCAGGACACCAAG acTGAGTTGACTGACACGGCGTTGGACGGGGAGCTGACGCCCACCGAG TCTGATCAGGATGAAGACTTGAAAACTCAG GAGACGCTGGGCAGTCCCGAGGACCCAACGCCCCAGAGCTCCATCAGCGCTCTCAGACGCTCCTTCCTGGAAGACGcaggaggcggggggggggtgacGGAGTGGGACAGACGTCTCGCCGCCTCGCCGCTACGACGGCTCGACGACTCGCCGATGATCGAACCGCTGGAACCAGACCAG GAGGGCGGGATCACAAACAgggctcctcctcctcagccaaTGACAGAGAAGAACTATGCTGTGGGGCGGAGCTACGACACCGCCTCTGGAAAGGTCATCACCGTGATGATTGCAGATAACCTGCAGCAGCGCGTCATCCCTCTGTCCACcgctgatgatgtcatcaccagGGGACCGCTGATCACAATCCAGGAGGTGAAGACGCCCACCTCACCGTTGGAGCCGCCGCCCGGCACCTGGGGCGTCAGCGGTGACGTCATTGGCGGGGGAGGAGCCTCCAGGAGTGTCAGCGGTGACGTCATTGGTGGGGGAGGAGCCTCCCTTCCTCCTAAACTTGCTCTGGATGAGCTGAGGCTAAGCCCCACCCCCTCAGCAGGTCACCTGACTGGCAGGAAGTCGCCCGTCTCACCCCAAGTG cCTAAACCCACATTTGATGAGATGTCTCCTGAGTTGACTGCTCTGCTGAACTCGGCCAGAGAACAACAGACCATCAGAGAACTCAACCTGCTGAAG ACGTCGGAGACGGAGACGCTCTTCCTGTTGACGGAGCCATGTGACCCTGACCAG gACGTCCCGGTGATGAGGAAGACACTTACCTACGAAGCTCCCGGG GCGGTCTCTGATGCTCCGGCAGGTTTGCTGCTCAGTTCTCAGACCTTCACGGCAGAAACCTCCAACACCACGACCACCACGCACATCACCAAG ACAGTGAAAGGAGGAATTTCAGAAACCAGAATCGAGAAAAGAATCGTGATTTCTGGAGACACAGAAATAGACCATGACCAG GACTGA
- the LOC117939937 gene encoding laminin subunit alpha-1-like → MNLLRFCQNLLVCEQSFLSKRDCFLCKRDFFLSKRDCFLSNSDCFLLTVSCHFLSVQLLSGALEAELGEVGGATRRVTVVKPDGGSFSDGKQHSVVIAVNRKSLSLQVDEEPRKSVSLLSGGLSRLSPTTFFIGGLPSGEESRLPIRLQEVYRSFRGCFQHLVLSGALVDLSGAVKYEGAELDSCLLEERAGGVVLPEEQDVEPTADPAPPPGALPTQLGALTGALTCALEAEPSFLPGAVQFGLSKHSHMTFIINPDAVRKR, encoded by the exons ATGAATCTGCTGAGGTTTTGCCAAAATCTTCTGGTGTGTGAACAATCCTTCCTGTCTAAGCGTGACTGTTTCCTGTGTAAGCGTGACTTCTTCCTGTCTAAGCGTGACTGCTTCCTGTCTAACAGTGACTGTTTCCTGT TGACTGTTTCCTGT CACTTCCTGTCGGTGCAACTGTTGTCCGGGGCGCTGGAGGCGGAGCTAGGCGAGGTGGGCGGGGCTACCCGCAGGGTGACGGTGGTGAAACCCGACGGAGGATCCTTCAGCGATGGAAAACAACACTCTGTCGTCATCGCCGTCAACAGGAA GTCTCTGTCTCTTCAAGTGGATGAGGAACCAAGGAAGTCTGTCTCCCTGTTGTCGGGCGGATTATCTCGTTTGTCTCCAACCACTTTCTTCATCGGTGGGCTGCCATCAGGGGAGGAGTCTCGCCTTCCAATCAGATTACAGGAAGTGTACCGGAGTTTCAGAGGCTGCTTCCAACACCTGGTGCTGTCCGGAGC ACTGGTTGACCTATCAGGGGCTGTAAAATACGAGGGGGCGGAGCTCGACAGCTGCTTATTGGAGGAGAGGGCTGGAGGGGTGGTGCTTCCTGAAGAACAGGATGTAGAGCCAACTGCTGACCCCGCCCCCCCTCCTGGAGCCCTGCCCACACAGCTAGGCGCCCTCACCGGAGCGCTCACG tgtgcgTTGGAGGCGGAGCCTAGCTTCTTGCCGGGCGCGGTTCAGTTCGGTTTGTCTAAACACAGTCACATGACCTTTATCATCAACCCGGACGCCGTCAGGAAGAGGTGA
- the LOC117939941 gene encoding protein 4.1-like isoform X4: MLGVCSSGLLVYRDRLRINRFAWPKILKISYKRNNFYIKIRPGEFDQFESTIGFKLLNHRSAKRLWKVCVEHHSFFRLMSPEETPKKFLSLGSKFRYSGRTQIQSRRASAQISRPAPQIPRTISRRNVLSRSLDGAPMTTPRCSLIGSPAITASPKANGATHTDMGSGLYGASKAIAISNLIPTVTPERMMDERKAEKVEEVQQEEERKEEDEEEETRETEMSQQSPPTPQKQDTKTELTDTALDGELTPTESDQDEDLKTQETLGSPEDPTPQSSISALRRSFLEDAGGGGGVTEWDRRLAASPLRRLDDSPMIEPLEPDQPKPTFDEMSPELTALLNSAREQQTIRELNLLKTSETETLFLLTEPCDPDQDVPVMRKTLTYEAPGAVSDAPAGLLLSSQTFTAETSNTTTTTHITKTVKGGISETRIEKRIVISGDTEIDHDQALAAALSEARRQHPELSVTRVVVHKETEVSPDHVID; encoded by the exons ATGCTGGGCGTGTGCAGTAGTGGTCTCCTGGTCTACAGAGACCGGCTGAGGATCAACAGATTCGCGTGGCCAAAGATCCTGAAGATTTCGTACAAGAGGAACAACTTCTACATCAAGATCCGCCCTGGGGAG TTTGACCAGTTTGAGTCCACCATTGGCTTCAAGCTGCTGAACCACCGATCAGCAAAGCGTCTCTGGAAGGTCTGCGTGGAACATCACTCCTTTTTCAG GTTGATGTCTCCAGAGGAGACCCCCAAGAAGTTCCTGTCTCTGGGGTCTAAGTTCCGTTACAGCGGTCGGACTCAGATCCAGAGTCGCAGAGCGAGTGCTCAGATTTCCAGACCGGCACCCCAGATCCCCCGGACCATCAGCAGGAGGAACGTCCTAAGCCGGAGCCTGGACGGAG CTCCGATGACCACGCCCAGGTGTTCTCTGATTGGCTCTCCAGCCATCACAGCGTCCCCTAAAGCCAACGGTGCTACTCACACAG atATGGGTTCGGGGCTGTATGGAGCTTCTAAAGCCATCGCGATCAGTAATCTAATCCCCACGGTAACGCCTGAGAGGATGATGGACGAGAGAAAGGCGGAGaaag TGGAGGAggtgcagcaggaggaggagaggaaggaggaagatgaagaggaggagaccagagagacagagatgtcTCAGCAGAGTCCTCCTACTCCTCAGAAGCAGGACACCAAG acTGAGTTGACTGACACGGCGTTGGACGGGGAGCTGACGCCCACCGAG TCTGATCAGGATGAAGACTTGAAAACTCAG GAGACGCTGGGCAGTCCCGAGGACCCAACGCCCCAGAGCTCCATCAGCGCTCTCAGACGCTCCTTCCTGGAAGACGcaggaggcggggggggggtgacGGAGTGGGACAGACGTCTCGCCGCCTCGCCGCTACGACGGCTCGACGACTCGCCGATGATCGAACCGCTGGAACCAGACCAG cCTAAACCCACATTTGATGAGATGTCTCCTGAGTTGACTGCTCTGCTGAACTCGGCCAGAGAACAACAGACCATCAGAGAACTCAACCTGCTGAAG ACGTCGGAGACGGAGACGCTCTTCCTGTTGACGGAGCCATGTGACCCTGACCAG gACGTCCCGGTGATGAGGAAGACACTTACCTACGAAGCTCCCGGG GCGGTCTCTGATGCTCCGGCAGGTTTGCTGCTCAGTTCTCAGACCTTCACGGCAGAAACCTCCAACACCACGACCACCACGCACATCACCAAG ACAGTGAAAGGAGGAATTTCAGAAACCAGAATCGAGAAAAGAATCGTGATTTCTGGAGACACAGAAATAGACCATGACCAG GCCTTGGCGGCGGCTCTCAGTGAGGCGCGGCGGCAGCATCCGGAGCTCTCGGTCACACGAGTCGTCGTCCATAAAGAAACCGAAGTGTCTCCTGATCATGTGATTGATTAG